Sequence from the Thermoanaerobaculia bacterium genome:
GAACATCCGGAAAGGGGAGTTCGAAGGGCTCGCCGAGAAGATGAAGAATCCGGAGTGGAAGCCGGACTTCGGCCCCGAAGCTCCGCACGAGACCGCCGGAGCCGTCGTCGTGGGAGCGCGCATGCCGCTCATCGCCTACAACGTCAACCTCGGGACCGCCGACCTCGCGGTCGCCGACCGCATCGCGAAGTCGATCCGCCACATCGGCGGCGGCTTCCGCTACTGCAAGGCGATGGCGGTCGACCTGAAGGACCGCGGGATCGTCCAGGTGTCGATCAACATGACGAACTACAAGAAGACGCCGCTCTTCCGCGTGTTCGAGTGCGTCAAGTCGGAGGCCGCGCGCTGGGGGGTCAACGTCGTGGGGAGCGAGATCGTCGGCCTGACGCCCGCCGAGGCGCTCTACGAGGCCGCGGAGTTCTACCTGCGGATCGAGAAGTTCAGCCCGGATCTGGTGCTCGAAACGAAGCTCATGAAGGCGGATTAGCGGGCGCAGCGATGCATACCGTCGCGGGAGCTGGCTCGGGGACCGGGAGCGCGTGACGGCGGCGCGGCTCGTCGAACGAGCGACTCGACCGCGCCGACCGCCACCCCCTCGCCGACGCTCCCGCTCCCGCATCGCGGAACCTGCGCTCGGTTACTTCGCGCAGGGTCCCCCGCGATGCGAAGGGCCCCGACCGCCTCACCCGTCAAACGACGAGGCGCGTGGAGGCGCGAGCCCGGTCCGCCGTCGCTCTGACGAGCTATGGCGGATTGATCGTCCCGAACGGCCGTTGTGAAGCGAGCACCCCTGCCGCCTCGATCCGCCGTAGCCTTGGCGAAGGCGGACGGGATGCGGGGCAGCCGGCCCGCGGGCGAGGCATACCGGTGGCGTATGTTGAGCCCGCGGGCGGTTGACACGCGCCCGCCCGGCTCGATGCATCCGCGCGCCTATTCCCTCTCCACGTCGATGCCGTACCCGCGCAACTTCCGGTAAAAGTGCGACCTCTCGACACCGAGCTCCTCCGCGGTGCGGGTGACGTTGCCGCGATTTTTCCGGAGCGCCGTCAGGATGAACCGCCGCTCGAAGTCGTCGCGCGCCTGGCGGAGCGTCGAGAAGTCCGCCGGGACGAGGATCGCGTCACTCTCGACGATCTCGACGGGCAGGTCCCGCAGATCGATCGTGTCGCCCGGCGACATGATCATCAACCGCTCGACGAGGTTCTTGAGCTCCCGGACGTTCCCGGGCCACGCGTAGGCCCTGAGCTTCTTCAGGGCGGCGTCGGAGAACGTCTTCGGCCGCTGCCCGGCCTTCTGCGCCGCATCCCGCAGGAAGTGCATCGCGAGCTCCGGAACGTCGGCGCTCCGCTCCCGGAGCGGCGGGAGCGCCAGCGGCACGACGGCGAGCCGGAAGTAGAGGTCCTCGCGGAACCTCCCCGCCTTGATCTCCTCGGGCAGGCTCTTGTTCGTCGCCGAGATCACGCGCGCGTCCGACTCGATCGTCTTCGACCCGCCCACCCGCGTGAAACGCCCCTCCTGGAGCGCGCGCAGCACCTTCGCCTGGGTGCGCGCGGACATGTCGGCGACTTCGTCGAGAAAGATCGTCGCGCCGTCGGCCTCCTCGAACTTGCCCGCGCGCTCGGCCGAGGCGCCCGTGAAAGAGCCGCGCACGTGCCCGAAGAGCTCCGACTCGATCAGCTCCTCCGGTATCGCCGCGCAGTTGACCTCGACGAGCGGCGCCGGGCGCCGGTGGGAGTGGCGGTGGATCGCGCGCGCGACGATCTCCTTGCCGGTGCCGCTCTCGCCGGTGATGAGGACGCGCGCGTCCGTCGGCGCGACCTGGAGGATCTCCTCGCGGAGCTTCACGATCGCCGGCGTCTCGCCGATCAGGAGCTGTTCCCCCGACGCCTTCTCGCGGAAGCGGGCGACCTCCTCCTCGAGATCGCGGTGGGCGATCGCCTTCTGCGCGGTGACGAGGACGCGCTCCAGCGAGAGCGGCTTCTCGAGGAAGTCGTATGCTCCGGACTTGACGGCTCGCACCGCGGTCTCGACGTTCGCGTGCCCGGAGATCATGACGACGGGAACGGTCGACGCCCTCTCGCCGAGCTCGGCGAGGATCGCGAGGCCGTCCTTGTCCTTGAGCCACACGTCGAGAAAAACGAGGTCGAACCGCTCGCGCCGGAGCCGGTCGAGCCCCTCGACGCCGTCGGCGGCCGACTCCACCTCGTATCCCTCGTCGGCGAGGACCTGCGCGAGCGTCTGCCGGATCGCCCGCTCGTCGTCGATCACGAGGACGCGGCGCTTCTTCATGCGGCGGGGATCTCGATGACGAAGCGCGAGCCGCGCGGGCGGTTCTCCTCCCACCGGATCGTGCCGCGGTGGTCGGCCACGATGCGCGAGACGATCGCGAGGCCGAGCCCCGAGCTGCCCGGCTTCGTGGAGAAGTCGGGAAGGAAGATCTTTTCGCGGTCCTCCGGCCCGATGCCGGAACCCGTGTCGGAGACCTGGATCGTGAGCGTCCCGGAGCGCTCCTCGAGCGACAGGACGATCGTTCCGCCCGCGGCGCACGCCTCGAGCGCGTTGTCGAGAAGGTTGACGAGGACGCGCTGCACCTGCTGCCCGTCGAGCCGGTACGGGCGGCGGGGGAGCCGGTCCTCGAGCGCGATCGCGACCCCTTCCTTCGCGTCGCGGTAGAGCGCGACGGTCTTCTCGACGAGCGCGGAGAGGTTCGTGTCGGCCGGGCGCGATTCCGGCATGCGGGAGAACTTCGAGAACTGGTCGACGAGGGCCTTGAGCAGGTCGACCTCCTCGATGATGACGGCGGCGCCCTGCCGCACCGCCTCGGCCGCCCCGGGATCGCCCGCCCGGATCTTCTTCACCATGCGCTCGGCCGAGAGGCGGATGGGCGTCAGCGGGTTCTTGATCTCGTGCGCGACGCGCCGCGCGGCCTCCGTCCACGCCTGCAGGCGCTGGGCGCGCGCGACCTCGGTCGTGTCCTCGAGAGCGATCACGAAGCCGCGCGACCGTCCTTCCTCCCCCGGCATCGCGGCGACCGCGACCTCGGCGCGGCGCGTGCCCGAAGAGATCTCGCGGAATGCGGGCCTGGCGCCGCCGCGCGCGGCCGCGAGCGCCTCGAAGAGCGGCGCGAGCTCGGGCCGGGCGGCGATCGCGTCGAGGGTCGTCGGCACCGCGTCGAGGCGGAGGATCTCGAGCGCCGCGGGGTTGGCGAGCTGGACGCGTCCGGCCGGGTCGACGGCGACGATTCCGGTGCGGGCCGTCTCGAGGATCGTGGAGAGGAGCTGGCGCTCCCGGTCGAGCCGC
This genomic interval carries:
- a CDS encoding ATP-binding protein, with product DVVLIAATLFVIFRALIKLLLERRRGVLGAKFKTKLLITQLGLTAIPIALLFLAATNLLQRSIDRWFSTPVETIVNRSEALRDVADRRLADAASREARAVARILDGSPAADPETVIAADLRLRDFSSLELYPESAEPVRVSSGGLPLPPAAGAASLAEARARGESRWVDFLHDGSRWFRSAATSRRGIVVAGLRVTRAEAAAGDFVAGAWSDYRKMEVQKSAIKATNILVFTLLTLALLFAAIWTGLTLARRITAPIGALAESTKKITQGDLTAEVDVPASDELGVLVESFNTMTAEIRETRRRLEQSNVDLTAINRRLDRERQLLSTILETARTGIVAVDPAGRVQLANPAALEILRLDAVPTTLDAIAARPELAPLFEALAAARGGARPAFREISSGTRRAEVAVAAMPGEEGRSRGFVIALEDTTEVARAQRLQAWTEAARRVAHEIKNPLTPIRLSAERMVKKIRAGDPGAAEAVRQGAAVIIEEVDLLKALVDQFSKFSRMPESRPADTNLSALVEKTVALYRDAKEGVAIALEDRLPRRPYRLDGQQVQRVLVNLLDNALEACAAGGTIVLSLEERSGTLTIQVSDTGSGIGPEDREKIFLPDFSTKPGSSGLGLAIVSRIVADHRGTIRWEENRPRGSRFVIEIPAA
- a CDS encoding sigma-54 dependent transcriptional regulator — its product is MKKRRVLVIDDERAIRQTLAQVLADEGYEVESAADGVEGLDRLRRERFDLVFLDVWLKDKDGLAILAELGERASTVPVVMISGHANVETAVRAVKSGAYDFLEKPLSLERVLVTAQKAIAHRDLEEEVARFREKASGEQLLIGETPAIVKLREEILQVAPTDARVLITGESGTGKEIVARAIHRHSHRRPAPLVEVNCAAIPEELIESELFGHVRGSFTGASAERAGKFEEADGATIFLDEVADMSARTQAKVLRALQEGRFTRVGGSKTIESDARVISATNKSLPEEIKAGRFREDLYFRLAVVPLALPPLRERSADVPELAMHFLRDAAQKAGQRPKTFSDAALKKLRAYAWPGNVRELKNLVERLMIMSPGDTIDLRDLPVEIVESDAILVPADFSTLRQARDDFERRFILTALRKNRGNVTRTAEELGVERSHFYRKLRGYGIDVERE
- the ftcD gene encoding glutamate formimidoyltransferase, with the protein product MKQIVECVPNFSEGRNVEAIRAIAAAAAAVPGVKVLDLTSDPDHNRSVLTFVGEPAAVRDAAVALVGAALPRIDLRRHRGQHPRLGAVDVIPFIPIRDIDAKECVALAREAGAAIADRFGIPVYLYEDAAASEERRNLSNIRKGEFEGLAEKMKNPEWKPDFGPEAPHETAGAVVVGARMPLIAYNVNLGTADLAVADRIAKSIRHIGGGFRYCKAMAVDLKDRGIVQVSINMTNYKKTPLFRVFECVKSEAARWGVNVVGSEIVGLTPAEALYEAAEFYLRIEKFSPDLVLETKLMKAD